Proteins encoded within one genomic window of Campylobacter lari:
- a CDS encoding radical SAM protein, with amino-acid sequence MSKITFGPISSRRFGLSLGIDLSPNQKQCNFDCVYCELQAAKPLEKSLIYPKIKNIIDEVQSVLKGNVQFDFLTLTANGEPTLYPHLKELVYELNKIKQDKKLLILSNGSGVLNSDIFDALMYIDVVKFSLDSAMEKTFYRVDRALKQIKLETMIEQMIAFREKFLGELVMEVLIVKGLNDNKDEMLALNEAFDKIRPSRVDFSTIDRPPAYPVKGISLEKLEELSMYITSVPVVLAKHYYKGEKIDFNIQELLKMLQLRAQSEFDIENKFSQHSKDILEKLIKERKIVVENLAGVKFYKKA; translated from the coding sequence GTGAGTAAAATAACTTTTGGGCCTATAAGTTCAAGAAGATTTGGACTTTCATTGGGAATTGATTTAAGTCCAAATCAAAAACAATGTAATTTTGACTGCGTTTATTGTGAATTACAAGCTGCAAAACCTTTGGAAAAATCTTTAATTTATCCTAAAATAAAAAATATTATCGATGAAGTACAAAGTGTATTGAAAGGTAATGTGCAATTTGACTTTTTAACATTAACTGCAAATGGTGAGCCTACTTTATATCCTCATTTAAAAGAATTAGTTTATGAATTAAATAAAATAAAACAAGATAAAAAACTCTTAATCCTAAGCAATGGTAGTGGAGTTTTAAATTCGGATATTTTTGATGCTTTAATGTATATTGATGTAGTTAAATTTAGTCTTGATAGTGCAATGGAAAAAACTTTTTATAGAGTTGATAGGGCTTTAAAGCAAATAAAACTTGAAACAATGATAGAACAAATGATCGCCTTTAGAGAGAAATTTTTGGGTGAGCTTGTTATGGAAGTTTTAATTGTCAAGGGATTGAATGATAACAAAGATGAGATGTTGGCTTTAAATGAGGCATTTGACAAGATAAGACCATCAAGAGTGGATTTTAGCACTATAGATAGACCGCCTGCGTATCCTGTTAAAGGTATATCTTTGGAAAAGTTGGAAGAATTAAGTATGTATATCACTAGTGTGCCTGTTGTGCTTGCTAAACATTATTACAAAGGTGAAAAAATTGATTTTAATATCCAAGAGCTCTTGAAGATGCTGCAGCTTAGAGCACAAAGTGAATTTGACATAGAAAACAAATTTAGTCAGCATAGTAAAGATATATTAGAAAAATTAATTAAAGAACGAAAAATTGTTGTAGAAAATTTAGCAGGAGTAAAATTTTACAAAAAAGCGTAA